A part of Amycolatopsis camponoti genomic DNA contains:
- a CDS encoding iron-containing redox enzyme family protein, producing MFLPHPRGPLSTAVAHRLLGGKPDDTDGGPLPGFAELPVLHDDDLQLTLWICYELGYRGFDDVDPGWEHTPFVDRVRREAEKRWLAGLRELVPTVAVRPEDVPKALLELVRNDDGPSLAKFLQRRASAGQFREFVVHRSVYHLKEADPHSWAIPRLSGAAKVALLEIQSDEYGDGRLERMHSELFRATMRGLGLDDAYGHYIDDVPAVTLAVSNLMSLFGFHRRWLGATLGHLAAFEMTSSLPNRRYGNGLRRLGGDADATRFFDVHVEADAVHEQIAAHDLCGTFARENPAAAADVVFGAACGLAVDAEFARMLLTRWEDGRSSLRSAATPGPEAADLVRSVAEGFDGREAAPAQRDGAPAGIDDLAVR from the coding sequence ATGTTCTTGCCCCACCCCCGCGGCCCGTTGAGCACCGCGGTCGCCCACCGGCTCCTCGGCGGGAAGCCGGACGACACCGACGGCGGTCCCCTGCCGGGCTTCGCGGAGCTGCCGGTGCTGCACGACGACGATCTGCAGCTCACGCTGTGGATCTGCTACGAACTCGGCTACCGCGGCTTCGACGACGTCGACCCGGGCTGGGAGCACACGCCGTTCGTCGACCGCGTCAGACGGGAGGCGGAGAAGCGCTGGCTGGCGGGGCTGCGCGAGCTCGTGCCCACGGTCGCCGTGCGGCCCGAGGACGTGCCGAAAGCGCTCCTCGAGCTGGTCCGGAACGACGACGGGCCCTCGCTGGCGAAGTTCCTGCAGCGCCGCGCTTCGGCCGGGCAGTTCCGCGAGTTCGTCGTGCACCGCTCGGTTTACCACCTCAAGGAAGCGGATCCGCACAGCTGGGCCATTCCCCGCCTGTCCGGCGCCGCCAAGGTGGCCCTCCTGGAGATCCAGTCCGACGAGTACGGCGACGGCAGGCTGGAGCGCATGCACTCCGAGCTGTTCCGCGCCACCATGCGCGGGCTCGGGCTCGACGACGCCTACGGCCACTACATCGACGACGTCCCCGCCGTGACGCTCGCGGTGAGCAACCTGATGTCGCTGTTCGGCTTCCACCGGCGCTGGCTCGGCGCCACGCTCGGGCACCTGGCCGCGTTCGAGATGACCTCGTCGCTGCCGAACCGCCGCTACGGCAACGGATTGCGCCGGCTCGGCGGTGACGCCGACGCGACGCGGTTCTTCGACGTGCACGTCGAAGCCGACGCCGTCCACGAGCAGATCGCCGCCCACGATCTCTGCGGCACGTTCGCCCGCGAGAATCCGGCCGCCGCGGCCGACGTCGTCTTCGGCGCGGCGTGCGGGCTCGCGGTGGACGCCGAGTTCGCCCGGATGCTGCTGACGCGCTGGGAAGACGGCCGGTCTTCGCTGCGCTCAGCGGCCACCCCGGGCCCGGAAGCCGCGGACCTTGTGCGTTCCGTCGCAGAAGGGTTTGACGGCCGAGAGGCCGCACCGGCACAGCGCGACGGTGCTCCGGCCGGGATCGATGACCTCGCCGTCCGGTGA
- a CDS encoding DUF6351 family protein — MANRALRSSAVVAALTAPVLLLGTASAVAAPGSPPGRQLTIETVSNPRPSLVSGGQVLVRVVPPERTHAGRVTVSGNGHDVTSSFRTQPDGSLLGLVTGLRDGVNDLSARAGGPGPDQRANLRVTNHPITGPVFSGAQQHPFYCETQAFGLPAASQPLCSAPTQVSYQYKTTAGAFAPLADPATRPADLATATVNGHAVPYVVRVERGTIDRAVYEMAVLYDGAPSPVAPDAGWNGKLVYTFGGGCNAGYHQGAATGGVVNDLFLAQGYAVASSTLNVLDTNCSPIISAEAAMMVKEHFIETYGPVAHTIGWGGSGGAIQQYDIAENYPGIVDGIIPGVSFPDPLSVGGPVSDCRLLEQYFAGPGASFTAAQKQAVAGFASYDSCVSWNLTFASRATATGSCNAAIPVAARWDPVTNPRGVKCNSNEQLVNQIGRDPKTGFVRSPLDTTGVQYGLAALKAGKITAAQFTDLNAGIGGLDYTGKPVAQRIAADPKALSAVYADDIMNSASQGLRETPIIDQRTDLDLAGFGNDIHTTEWSYVMRQRLLRANGTAANQVIIENHATPAEAAAASVYELGAMDRWLTAIDADRSHRSPQQKVLANRPADLGDGCYLSAASRITEKLTYPASGQCGAQYPVAANTRMVAGESLALDVLKCRLKPLDFRDYPVAFTAAERQRLRATFPGGVCDYGRPGVGQRAPIGTWLSYGDERTGTTPPTKVW, encoded by the coding sequence GTGGCGAACCGTGCTTTGCGCTCATCCGCCGTGGTGGCGGCCCTGACCGCGCCCGTCCTCCTGCTGGGGACCGCGAGCGCGGTGGCCGCGCCCGGCTCGCCACCGGGGCGGCAGCTGACGATCGAGACGGTCTCGAACCCGCGGCCGTCCCTCGTCAGCGGGGGACAGGTCCTGGTCAGGGTCGTCCCGCCGGAGCGGACGCACGCCGGGCGGGTCACCGTCAGCGGCAACGGCCACGACGTCACGTCGAGCTTCCGCACCCAGCCGGACGGCAGCCTGCTCGGCCTGGTGACCGGCCTGCGCGACGGCGTCAACGACCTGAGCGCCCGGGCCGGCGGACCCGGCCCGGACCAGCGGGCGAACCTGCGCGTCACCAACCACCCGATCACCGGGCCCGTCTTCTCCGGCGCGCAGCAGCACCCGTTCTACTGCGAAACCCAGGCGTTCGGCCTGCCCGCGGCCTCCCAGCCCCTCTGCAGCGCGCCGACGCAGGTGAGCTACCAGTACAAGACCACCGCCGGGGCGTTCGCGCCGCTGGCGGACCCGGCGACCCGGCCCGCGGACCTCGCGACGGCCACGGTCAACGGACACGCGGTGCCGTACGTGGTCCGCGTCGAGCGCGGCACGATCGACCGCGCCGTCTACGAGATGGCGGTGCTCTACGACGGCGCGCCGTCGCCCGTCGCCCCGGACGCCGGCTGGAACGGGAAGCTGGTCTACACCTTCGGCGGCGGCTGCAACGCGGGCTACCACCAGGGCGCCGCGACCGGCGGGGTCGTCAACGACCTGTTCCTGGCCCAGGGCTACGCGGTCGCGTCGTCGACCCTGAACGTGCTCGACACCAACTGCAGCCCGATCATCTCGGCCGAAGCGGCGATGATGGTCAAGGAGCACTTCATCGAGACCTACGGCCCGGTCGCCCACACCATCGGCTGGGGTGGCTCGGGCGGGGCGATCCAGCAGTACGACATCGCCGAGAACTACCCCGGCATCGTCGACGGCATCATCCCCGGCGTCTCGTTCCCGGACCCGCTGAGCGTCGGCGGGCCGGTGTCGGACTGCCGCCTGCTCGAGCAGTACTTCGCCGGGCCGGGCGCGTCGTTCACCGCGGCGCAGAAGCAGGCCGTCGCGGGCTTCGCCAGCTACGACTCCTGCGTCTCCTGGAACCTGACCTTCGCCAGCCGCGCGACCGCGACCGGCAGCTGCAACGCGGCGATCCCGGTCGCGGCGCGGTGGGACCCGGTCACCAACCCGCGCGGGGTGAAGTGCAACTCCAACGAGCAGCTGGTGAACCAGATCGGGCGGGACCCGAAGACCGGGTTCGTGCGCAGCCCGCTGGACACCACCGGCGTGCAGTACGGCCTGGCCGCGCTGAAGGCCGGGAAGATCACCGCGGCGCAGTTCACCGACCTCAACGCCGGCATCGGCGGTCTCGACTACACCGGAAAGCCCGTGGCGCAGCGGATCGCGGCCGATCCGAAGGCGCTCAGCGCGGTTTATGCCGACGACATCATGAACTCGGCGTCGCAGGGCCTGCGGGAGACGCCGATCATCGACCAGCGGACCGATCTCGACCTCGCCGGGTTCGGCAACGACATTCACACCACCGAGTGGTCTTACGTGATGCGGCAACGGCTTCTGCGGGCCAACGGCACGGCGGCCAACCAGGTCATCATCGAAAACCACGCCACCCCGGCCGAAGCGGCGGCCGCCAGCGTCTACGAGCTGGGCGCGATGGACCGCTGGCTGACCGCGATCGACGCGGACCGCTCGCACCGGAGCCCCCAGCAGAAGGTGCTGGCGAACCGGCCGGCCGATCTCGGCGACGGGTGTTACCTCTCGGCCGCGTCGCGCATCACCGAGAAGCTGACGTACCCGGCGAGCGGCCAGTGCGGCGCGCAGTACCCGGTGGCGGCCAACACCCGGATGGTCGCGGGGGAGAGCCTGGCCCTCGATGTGCTGAAATGCCGGCTGAAGCCGCTCGACTTCCGCGACTACCCGGTCGCCTTCACCGCCGCGGAACGGCAGCGGTTGCGCGCGACGTTCCCCGGCGGGGTGTGCGACTACGGCCGTCCGGGCGTCGGGCAGCGCGCCCCGATCGGGACCTGGCTGAGCTACGGCGACGAACGGACCGGCACCACCCCGCCGACGAAGG